A segment of the Cytophagia bacterium CHB2 genome:
TGAGCACGAACTTTTAGTAGATGATACGGCCAATGAAAAAATTTACTTTCACTTTCATCCTTCTTTCTACTTTGCTCGCCGGCGCAAACCTGCGCGCCGATGACGGTTACCGGCTTTGGCTGAAGTATGACATGATTACCAATCCGCAAAAACTGCAAGCGTATAAAAAAGAAATCAAGGGTTGGATGATTGTCGGCGACTCGCCAACTCTGACGGCCGCGCAAGGTGAATTGCAGATCGGCTTGAATGGTTTGCTCGGCATTGCCACGCCCAATCTCAAACAAGCAAGCGAGGGCGCAATCATCGCTGCGGTTTATGCCAATATCTCATCGCGGATTGCAAGCGACTTGTCGAATAAACTCGATGGCCTTGGCCCAGAAGGTTTTGTTATTCTGAATACGACGGTTGATAAAAAGCGAGTGGTTTTGATCACCGCCAATAGCGACATCGGCGTGCTGTACGGCGTGTTTCACTTTTTGCGGCTGTTGCAAACACATGAGGCTATCGAGAACCTCGACATCACGAGTTCTCCGAGAATAAAGCTGCGCGTGCTCAATCATTGGGACAATTTGAACCGCACAGTTGAGCGCGGCTATGCGGGATTCTCATTGTGGGATTGGCACAGGCTGCCGGATTACATTCATCCGTATTATCGCGATTACGCGCGCGCCAACGCTTCGCTCGGCATCAACGGAACCGTACTCAACAACGTCAATGCGAATGCCTTGATCTTGACGCCGCATTATCTCGAAAAAGTCGCGGCCTTGGCCAATGTGTTCCGGCCTTATGGTTTGAGAGTTTATTTGTCGATCCGCTTCAGTGCGCCCATCGACATCGGCGGCTTGAAGGTTTCGGATCCACTTGACCCACAAGTGCAACAATGGTGGAAAAAGAAAGCTGAAGAGATTTATGAGCTCATTCCGGATTTTGGCGGATTTTTGGTAAAGGCCAATTCCGAGGGACAACCCGGCCCGCAAAATTACGGGCGCTCGCACGCAGATGGCGCGAACATGCTGGCGGATGCGCTAAAACCGTTTGGCGGCGTGGTGATGTGGCGCGCGTTTGTTTATGACAACAACATCAAGGAAGATCGCGCGAAGCAGGCTTATAATGAGTTCACGCCGCTGGACGGCATGTTTCGCAGCAATGTATTGGTACAAGTTAAAAACGGCCCGATAGACTTTCAGCCGCGCGAGCCGTTTCATCCGCTGTTCGGCGCCATGCCGAAGACGCCGTTGATGATGGAATTTCAAATCACGCAGGAGTATTTGGGATTCAGCACGCATCTGGTGTATCTCGGCGTGCTGTTCAAAGAAGTTCTCGCGACGGATACGTATGCGCAAGGCGCAGGCTCGACGGTCGCAAAGATCATCGAGGGCTCGCTTGAAGGCCATGCCCTCTCCGGCATTGCGGGAGTTGCGAACACCGGTACCGATCGCAATTGGACGGGGCATCTCTTTGGTCAGGCCAATTGGTATGCCTATGGCCGTTTGGCGTGGAATCATGATTTGGCGCCGGAAGCAATCGCAGAAGAATGGATTCGCGCGACTTTATCGAATGACGCTGCTGTTGTGCAATCCCTCAAAAAAATGATGATGGCTTCGCGCGAGCACACGGTGAATTACATGACGCCGCTTGGTTTGCATCACATCATGGGCTGGGATCATCACTACGGTCCGGCGCCGTGGATCAAAGACAAGCATCGCGATGATTGGACCTCGGTTTATTATCACCGCGCCGACAGCAACGGCATCGGCTTCGACCGCACCGCAACGGGAAGCAATGCCGTGAGCCAGTATTATTTATCGGTGATGAAAAAAATCGCTTCGCCGGCGACTTGCCCGGAAGAGTTTTTGTTGTGGTTTCATCATCTCCCTTGGGATTATCGCATGAAATCCGGCAGAACATTGTGGGATGAGTTATGCCATCGCTATTATGCCGGAGTGGAAGGCGTTCGTGAAATGCAAAGCGCGTGGAACAAGCTGCGCGGCAAGATCGACGAAGAATATTTTCAACACGTGAAAATGATGCTTGGGATTCAGGAAAAAGAGGCCGTGTGGTGGCGAAATGCGTGTGTGCTTTACTTTCAAACGTTTTCACGCCGGCCCATTCCCGTCGGCTTAAGTGTTGAAGTAGTGTGATTGCAGGGAGACTATAATGATGTTTTGAGTGTGAATAGTGTTAGGTATTATGTTTGCGTGCATAGTTGTGGGGATCCTGAGTATGTTGCCGGTTAATCAAG
Coding sequences within it:
- a CDS encoding alpha-glucuronidase; this translates as MKKFTFTFILLSTLLAGANLRADDGYRLWLKYDMITNPQKLQAYKKEIKGWMIVGDSPTLTAAQGELQIGLNGLLGIATPNLKQASEGAIIAAVYANISSRIASDLSNKLDGLGPEGFVILNTTVDKKRVVLITANSDIGVLYGVFHFLRLLQTHEAIENLDITSSPRIKLRVLNHWDNLNRTVERGYAGFSLWDWHRLPDYIHPYYRDYARANASLGINGTVLNNVNANALILTPHYLEKVAALANVFRPYGLRVYLSIRFSAPIDIGGLKVSDPLDPQVQQWWKKKAEEIYELIPDFGGFLVKANSEGQPGPQNYGRSHADGANMLADALKPFGGVVMWRAFVYDNNIKEDRAKQAYNEFTPLDGMFRSNVLVQVKNGPIDFQPREPFHPLFGAMPKTPLMMEFQITQEYLGFSTHLVYLGVLFKEVLATDTYAQGAGSTVAKIIEGSLEGHALSGIAGVANTGTDRNWTGHLFGQANWYAYGRLAWNHDLAPEAIAEEWIRATLSNDAAVVQSLKKMMMASREHTVNYMTPLGLHHIMGWDHHYGPAPWIKDKHRDDWTSVYYHRADSNGIGFDRTATGSNAVSQYYLSVMKKIASPATCPEEFLLWFHHLPWDYRMKSGRTLWDELCHRYYAGVEGVREMQSAWNKLRGKIDEEYFQHVKMMLGIQEKEAVWWRNACVLYFQTFSRRPIPVGLSVEVV